The following proteins are co-located in the Rhodanobacteraceae bacterium genome:
- a CDS encoding succinylglutamate desuccinylase/aspartoacylase family protein: MREQRHVLTPPAPGTTRELLSLHFGPAGGRKAYLQAALHADEPPGLLVAWHLRQLLAEAEAAGLLRGEIVLVPMANPIGHAQRLLGRGIGRFELPSGENFNRQYANIAATAYAQLRPSIAAGTLPDIASVRAALRAACDGLPGPSELESLRKTLLTLAIDADLVLDLHCDNEAVMHLYTTPTLWPALTPLAQLLGAELALLADDSGGDPFDESCSLTFSRLNALHAQAGGADQAWPEACVAATIELRGETDVCHEHATADARALFGFLQIQGFIAGATPTLPPLRRAPRPLAGSMPLYAPQGGVLVHRAALGAELQRGDPVVDIIDPLSGVCSTLASPVDGVLYARESGRVVHSGTRVAKVSGTEELRSGQLLSA, translated from the coding sequence ATGCGCGAGCAGCGCCATGTCCTGACCCCGCCGGCACCCGGCACCACGCGCGAGCTGTTGAGCCTGCACTTCGGGCCGGCCGGCGGGCGCAAGGCCTACCTGCAGGCGGCGCTGCACGCCGACGAGCCGCCCGGGCTGCTGGTGGCCTGGCATCTGCGCCAGTTGCTGGCGGAGGCAGAAGCCGCCGGACTGCTCAGGGGCGAGATCGTGCTGGTGCCGATGGCCAACCCGATCGGCCATGCGCAGCGGCTGCTCGGGCGCGGCATCGGCCGTTTCGAACTGCCGAGCGGCGAGAACTTCAACCGCCAGTACGCCAACATCGCCGCGACCGCCTACGCGCAGCTGCGCCCGTCGATCGCCGCCGGCACCCTGCCCGATATCGCCAGCGTGCGCGCCGCGCTGCGCGCGGCCTGCGATGGACTGCCCGGCCCGAGCGAACTGGAAAGCCTGCGCAAGACCTTGCTGACGCTGGCCATCGACGCCGACCTGGTGCTCGACCTGCATTGCGACAACGAGGCCGTGATGCACCTCTACACCACGCCGACGCTGTGGCCGGCACTGACGCCGCTGGCGCAACTGCTGGGCGCCGAGCTTGCCCTGCTGGCCGACGATTCCGGGGGCGATCCCTTCGACGAGAGCTGCTCGCTGACCTTCTCCCGCTTGAACGCCTTGCACGCCCAGGCCGGCGGCGCTGACCAAGCCTGGCCGGAGGCCTGCGTGGCGGCCACCATCGAGCTGCGCGGCGAGACCGATGTCTGCCACGAACATGCCACTGCCGACGCGCGGGCATTGTTCGGCTTCCTGCAGATCCAGGGATTCATTGCCGGCGCAACACCCACCCTGCCACCGCTCAGGCGCGCGCCGCGTCCGCTGGCCGGGTCGATGCCGCTGTACGCGCCACAGGGCGGTGTGCTGGTGCACCGTGCCGCGCTCGGCGCCGAGTTGCAGCGCGGCGATCCGGTGGTCGACATCATCGATCCGCTGTCGGGCGTGTGTTCCACCCTGGCCAGCCCGGTCGACGGGGTGCTCTACGCGCGCGAGAGCGGACGCGTGGTGCACTCGGGCACGCGCGTGGCCAAGGTCAGCGGCACCGAGGAGCTGCGCAGCGGGCA